GGAACCAACTCCGGATCCCCCGGTCGTCCTCGCCTTCGGGGGCGACGTCCACTTCGAGGGCATCCTGCGGGAGGCCCTCTTCGACGACCCCGAGGGCATCCTCGATCCCTTCACGGACATCATGAGCGCAGCCGACCTCGCCGTCGTCAACCTCGAGACCGCCATCACCGAAGGCGGCGTCCCGGAGCCCAAGGAGTTCACCTTCCGGGCTCCGCCCCTCGCCCTCGACGCGCTGATTGGAGCGGGGGTGGACGTCGTCTCACTCGCCAACAACCACGGCGTGGACTTCGGCCAGACCGGGCTCACGGACACGCTCGACGCGATCTCCGAACGCGGTCTCGGCCTCATCGGGGCGGGTCGCAACCGAACCGAGGCGATCACCCCCTACTCGGTGGAGATCCGCGGCGTCAGGATCGCCATTCTGGCCGCCACCCAGGTCCTCGACGGCTTCGCCACCGGCACGTGGGTCGCCACCGACGACCGTGCGGGGCTCGTGTCGGCCCTGGGCATCGAACGGCAGTACTTCGTGGACGCCGTGGCGGCGGCCCACGAGGACCACGACGTCGTGATCGCATTCATGCACTGGGGGATCGAAAAGGAGTTCTGCCCCGCGGGAGCCCAGATCTCCATCGCCAACGACCTGGTCGCCGCCGGAGCCGATGCCGTGATCGGCACCCACGCCCACCGCATCCAGGCCGACGGGATGCTCGCGGACACGATCGTGCACTACGGGATGGGCAACCTGGTCTTCTACGCCCTCGAGGGACCGGGAACCGAGAGCGGGATATTCGAGCTGACGATCGATCCCGAGACGTTCGCGATCAGCCGCGAGTGGATTCCCGCAACCCTCGTTCGGGGCGTCGCCACCCCATATGAGCCCGACCCGGCACAGGCCGAGGAGCTCGCGGCAGTCGCCGAGCAGCGACGCAGCTGCGCGTACCTCGAACCATGACCGGCCGGCCTCCCATCTGGCTGCTGGCTCTCGTGGGCGCCGCCATTCCCCTCTACACGCTCATTGCCATCTCGGCGACCCCGGGTTCACTGCAGGACGGCTCCATCCCCGAACCGGTCGTGATCGCGTTCGGCGGCGACGTGAGCTTCGAAGGGGTCGTGGAAGAGGCCTTCGAGTCGGACCCGGCTGGCTTCCTCTCACCACTCGAGCCGCTTCTCAGCTCGGCCGACCTCGCCGTCGTCAACCTCCACACAGCGATAACCACCGGAGGTGTCGCCGAGCCGAAAACCGCGACGTATCGAGCGCCGCCCGCCGTGCTGGACGCGCTGGCCGCTTCGGGTGTGGACGTCGTGTCGCTGGCGAACGACCACGCACTCGACTACGGCGCCGCGGGGCTCTCCGACACGCTCGCCGCCATCGCAGAGCGCGACCTCGCAGCGGTCGGGCTCGGCGAGAACCGCGCCGAGGCCCTCGCTCCATTCACCGTGGCGATCCGGGGCGTGTCCATCGCCATCTTCGGCGCCACTCAGGTCCTCGACGAGGACACGATCGACACCTGGGCGGCCACGGATGACCAACCGGGGGTGGCATGGGCCAGAGCGGGAGAGCGACAACGGCTGGAGAGTGCGGTAGCCAACACCGCCGATTCGTTCGACGTCATCGTCGTGTACCTCCACTGGGGGCAACCGGGTGCGAACTGCCCGTTCGACGGCCAGATGGCGACCGCTGAGGGCCTGATAGCAGCGGGGGCCGACATC
The DNA window shown above is from Acidimicrobiales bacterium and carries:
- a CDS encoding CapA family protein, with translation MQARWYPVVFLIAVPLLALAVVIGTTQTLGDAERPEFAADAPPTPTAQPTPSPLPDPTAAPTPESTPTPTPEPTPDPPVVLAFGGDVHFEGILREALFDDPEGILDPFTDIMSAADLAVVNLETAITEGGVPEPKEFTFRAPPLALDALIGAGVDVVSLANNHGVDFGQTGLTDTLDAISERGLGLIGAGRNRTEAITPYSVEIRGVRIAILAATQVLDGFATGTWVATDDRAGLVSALGIERQYFVDAVAAAHEDHDVVIAFMHWGIEKEFCPAGAQISIANDLVAAGADAVIGTHAHRIQADGMLADTIVHYGMGNLVFYALEGPGTESGIFELTIDPETFAISREWIPATLVRGVATPYEPDPAQAEELAAVAEQRRSCAYLEP
- a CDS encoding CapA family protein yields the protein MTGRPPIWLLALVGAAIPLYTLIAISATPGSLQDGSIPEPVVIAFGGDVSFEGVVEEAFESDPAGFLSPLEPLLSSADLAVVNLHTAITTGGVAEPKTATYRAPPAVLDALAASGVDVVSLANDHALDYGAAGLSDTLAAIAERDLAAVGLGENRAEALAPFTVAIRGVSIAIFGATQVLDEDTIDTWAATDDQPGVAWARAGERQRLESAVANTADSFDVIVVYLHWGQPGANCPFDGQMATAEGLIAAGADIVVGTHTQSVQADGTSGRSVVHFGMGNLVADATEAPATESGILRLTIYPDSDLLDHEWLPATLVDGIATPYEPDAEEAARLDTVTAERRECAGLEP